From Daucus carota subsp. sativus chromosome 6, DH1 v3.0, whole genome shotgun sequence:
ATACTCTTGTCTAATGTGAATTTTTTTCCAAGCATCCTCAATCAGATGCCTCACAATAGAACCCTTTGGATGCCAGAAAACTAAACCCCCACCAGCTTCATCCTGCGTTATTTGCACAAGGATTCTTAGGCTATGTTTACTTCATAAGAAATTGTCTTAACAAAGAGATTAAAGCTTAAAAGTGGAAGCCATGCTCAAGGCAAACCtattaaaatttacaccaaaattaCTCAGTTTGACCGGAAACAATTACCTGTATAGAAAATAGATCAAGGTCTTGGCCAATGCGGCGGTGGTCCCGACGTTTAGCCTCCGCTTTAAAGTGAGCATATGCCTTCAATTGTTCTTCATTCTCCCATGCCGTGCCATAGATCCTCTGGAGCATTGGTTTATCTGTGTCTCCTCTCCAGTATGCACCAGCAACAGATTCAAGCTCCACAGCTTTCCTGTTAATATTTCCGGTGGATTCAACATGAGGCCCAGCACAAAGGTCCCACCACTCATTACCTGgaaaaattaaagaataaatgttagacatataattaattacatAAATGGAGGAGCACACCACTCTTACTGGCTGGCAGCAAACCTAATTATGCAATACACTATACTATTAAGCAACAATCCTAATCCATGTATAGGTGCCtcttcattatattttttgcacTGCTCCTACTAATCCTGACTAAACTAAATTGCCagtgaaaatataaatcaaGTAGGAGCATTTAAAACTTACCTATGTGGTAGATTGTTATCGGCTCTTCCCTGATGCTTTCTAAAATCTCCATTTTATATGGTTCATTGATGGCAGCAATCCTTTCCCGAGCTTCTTCTCTCGTAACTTCCTCCCTAACTAGAGGTAAATTCCGGCCAATAATGCGATCCTACAGATGATTTAAGAAATGAATTCCGTACCCTGAAAGAATAGGGTAATAAATATCTTTTCTTTATACATACTCCGAATAAAGGAAATAATAGTAATGCTAGGGTAGATGCTCACCATTTCCTTCTTAATCCTTTTAAGATCTTTGTCCGTTAGAGGCTCCATGTCAAAGTCGTAGTAGAAACCATTATCAATCCAAGGCCCTATAGTTACTTTAGCATCTGGAAAGACCTTTTGAACAGCCATGGCCATAACATGAGCACACTGCAGCGACACACAGGTATATTTAGCCAGCAGgtgtatcttttatttatagaGAGAGTTGTATTCTATAGAAGACCTTATACAGAGGACAAATGCAACACCCGAGTGTCCTGCAAAATGTTCTtatgtttcataatattttatatgtaaaatatgTTGCATGACATATGTTTGttcaattaatattatatataaaatattttttaatatttaatatgctGAAAATATAGTCCTGTTATAAAAGATTTATACATGAAACACATCAACACTGAATATATCAAAGAAACAATATACATACTATATACTATTGATGCAAtcaatttttcttataaaacaactttaaaattatctaaatgcaaTTCGTGTCTTGCATAGGCTAAGCATgtcttacaaaatataataagtaATCCcttcgtccctctcatttctttacaaaaATTTTCACCGTTTGGCCCGCATTTTAAGGAttctaaagtatagtttcataacttaattctaattttttattatgaataagaatctaaacattaaatttttattcagtgaaaaaaaataaaataatttatgaaattatattttctacgTTCCGGGAGGGGGAGAACATTTGTAGAGTCTAAGAACTTGCATACAAAGGGATTACCTATCAAACTGGTCACTAAAGTAGACACGTGATATCATTTCTTTCACCAAATCTCAGTGAGGTATCATTAAGATCACCCAAGTCATTACCaaaaaaaacttgtaacttATAATATCTTCGatagtatttttaaattttaattaacttgtgaatatatgatttttttaaaaattaatgcgAAAAGAGACTTTATGTAATAAAACTCAATTGTTTTAGACCATACAATCTagaattaaaactttatacataatattatttcCATGGTTTTTTAGAGATTTTAATCATCCCAAAATATATGTTAgctcatttttttaattcaaaggTTTGCTACATGAAACTTATAACTTAAGTGATTGAAATACCCCCTTGACATTAGTGTAGAAAATGATATCTCAGCTATGGTAAGTCCTATCCACTAGCAACCAATTTGAGATTTAAGCCGCATACAAAGTGTTCGACCAAATGTCCACGAGAGCATTAACAACTCTACATAAGGGCatactaaatatataaaaagagatATAGTTATAGAACGAAAGGAAGCTAATTACAGTGTGACGGATCCTAAGGAGCTTTGCGGAAGACTGATTGGTTGGAAGAACGATTCTGACATCTTCATCGGCCGATTGATTCGCTGCTGGGGTGATGATTTTGTTATCCGACTTGTTGTTGTTGACCAGTTCAACTGCAGTGGCGGAGATTGCACGGCGGCGCAAGGGAGGAAGACGGTGGTGATTAGAGCGGAGTTTGGGAGAGTATAGACGGAGAGATGAAGTTAGTTTTAAGAGAGACGGCGATACACTACGGAGAGCCATCGGTTATGCGTCGCCGGCTAAGAATAAGAAAAGGGTGTATGTATGGTTTCTATCTTGTTATGTTGTGTGGCTCTTGTTTCCGCAGGGAATGCGGGTTAACTACTCGCACACTCGCACTACcgttttatttgatttgtttcCCCTCAAGTGAATATCATGAGCAGGagtttaattttagaaaaaaataatatataaaattttacgtTTCTAAGATAACTTCTCTTTCCTATTAAACACCTTGttatttttcatatcaaaaaaatatacatatttcaaAGAAAATAAGTCCTTAACAAAATAAAGACACTGTATTTCAAAAGATGGGTTTAGAAAAAGGTGTTAAGGTTTTCtggtttaacaaaaaaaataaaagcttCCAAAGGAGAAAAAAGTTATTTCAAAATGACTTATTTAAAAAGTAAGAAAAAATTCAAGTTCAAATGTACACTAGTTTCCATCATTTTGCGCTAGTTTTCATAAGAAATTTTAGgatatttgaatgattaataaattttttctatTCATTTGGGAAAGATACTTTTCTCTATTTGtgactaagaggggtgtattggattgggattttaaagcatttttttgcattcatgaaatccgagggtattcgattgagattgtttgaaatccattaaaatcttgaggtattcaactgagattttaaattatgctacaaaatctggtggtattcaattgagattttaaattatgctacaaaatctggtggtattcaattgagattttaaattatgctttaaaatccgatagtattcaattgggattgtttaaaatccattaaaatctgatggtattcaaatgctgatggattttttttcatttcataaaatgatggattttgtggcattcttcggtgtattttaagttttttgaaatcccacaaaattcaatgggattttgaagcattgtacctaaatcctatcaactctgcgacatttcatcaagaatccgcacaaaatcaaaatctcatacaatccattaaaattcatagactaaaaacaatgcactaaaatcccaatcgaatacacccccgtaaaaCTCAAACATCAGGATTAGCATTTCAAAAATTATGTCCTTGACCCTTTCAATTAgccaaattaaataatattataaattaattatgtacttGGACACAGTTGCATAAATATGGAATCGGATCTAATCAGTTGAGTTGCCGATTCAAGATTGattgaaaatcaaaaattaattggAGTCGAAAAATcggatgtattttaatattaatatattatttgatatttaactattattatattaattatttattaacaaatatatagttACTATATCAAAAGTTCTTTGattgtttataattaaaataatatagtatcttaattttaataaattattatatatactcgATTGAGAAATATTAATAAAGATTAATCCGATTCAAATGGAATCCGTCAGTCATATTTAATAGGATAAATCAGAGATTCTTATAACACTGCTCAAATAAGACGAGAAaatcttttatattaataattataaaacgaTGATATAAAGCAAAAAACCAATCCACATAATTCAGAGCACTATCTCTGTTGCCATGCTTTAAAGTAAAGCAAAAGATATCAAGTAGAATAGTCGTCATGATTCATTTTACCCACCGAAACCATTCTTTTCATCACCCATAAAATAACCTTTTTATATCAAAACATCACCAACCAAGCACATATGTTAAAAATCACATCTCTTTCCCTCAAGTCTCAATAATCTCAACACTAACTACTCTCCTtccacctccaccaccaccactatGCTTCCATTCCTCTTGTTCCTGCTCTCCTTCCAACACCTCGAGATAGTTTCCGGCCACTGCACCACCTCCACGGCGGCCAAAACTTTTGAAAAATGCACAACATTACCCTCACAAGATGCCTCCATTGCATGGACATTTCATCCGCATAATGCCACCCTTGATCTTGTCTTTTTTGGCTCCTTCATTTCACCCTCCGGTTGGGTTGCATGGGGAATCAACCCTGATTCCCCTGGAATGACCGGGACACGGGCACTCATCGCCTTCCCAGACCCCAACTCCGGCCAAGTAGTCCTGCTACCTTACATTTTAGACCCTGGTGTCAAACTCCAAAAGAGCCCTCTTCTCTCTCGTCCCCTAGACATCCACCTCCTGTCCTCCTCCGCCACCTTGTATGGCGGACGCCTAGCCACCATCCACCGTGGAGCGGCAATTCAAATTCACGCCACATTAAAACTTGTTCCAAACAAAACCAAAATTCATCATGTTTGGAACAGAGGCCTTTATGTCCAAGGCTACTCACCAACTATTCACCCCACCACAAACAGTGACCTTTCTTCTGCGGCTACAATAGACGTCATGTCCGGCACGGCAGCCACCACTCACAGCAACCTCCACACTCTTAAGATGGTTCACGGTGTGCTCAACGCCGTCTCATGGGGAGTCCTGCTCCCCGTGGGCGTGGTTGCATCTCGTTACCTAAGGCACTTCCAGTCACTAGGACCTGCATGGTTTTATTTCCATGCAGGCATCCAGCTTTCCGGAATAGTCCTCGGGACCACCGGATTCGCCATTGGAATCCGGCTAGGACAAATGTCATCAGGCACGGTGTATGGACTTCACAGGAAGCTAGGCATCTCAGCGTTCTGTTTGGGGAGTCTGCAAACTCTGGCATTGTTGTTTAGGCCAAAAACAACCAACAAGTACAGGAAGTACTGGAAATCTTATCACCATTTTGTCGGGTATGCGTGTGTGGTTTTAGGTGTTGTGAATGTGTTTCAGGGATTTGAAGTGATGGGGGAGGGAAGTTCAATTGCGAAATTGAGCTATTGTTTGTCTCTGTCGACGTTGATTGGCATCTGTATAGCTCTTGAAGTGAACGCATGGGTGATTTTTTGCAGGAAAGCCGAGGAAGACAAGTTGAGAAGAGAAGGGTTGATTGTGGGATCAGAGAAAGCCAGTACCATAAGCCATGGTTACATACATTAagaatttcttttgcagttttgttaatttaatatattgttttGGCCTTTTGAAATCTTCATTGTTGAACATCAACTACCAAGAGCAACTCCTTGGTGGTGCAAAACGCGGTGACAATCCCTAAAAATTGAGAATTCTCCTTccattcctcatttttaagtAATTAGGTTGCCAAATCGTCGGCTTTGCAACACATATTGGTAGGCCTTTTGAAATCTCAATTGTTAGTTGTTACTGGGGTAAAATGGCTTGATCATAACTAAACTGGACTTCAACTTGCAAGTGGATAACTAAACTCAAAAACCTTGCATTTAACTCACTAAACTAGCTTTTGCTTGCACTTAAATAACTTCCGTTAAATCAACTAACGGGACTACCAGTAAATCTACATGGCAGTATGACATAGCACTGAGTTTACTTTTTAAAGTGTAGAATAGTTGGATCTGACCCAAACCTAATattatttagtttatttttgaaCAATTGCATATGAATGCCACGGAATCAGATCTGCATATACTACCTTCTTCTTTTGAATCATTACTAAACCCTGTAATCACATTGAAAGGCAAAAGAACGTGATAATGAACAAAAAAACTACATTTGGGACAACAGTAAACCAGAGCAAGTGTTatctagcaaaaaaaaaaaccagagCAAGTGTCACTGCAGCCTCTGGAGGAACCCAAAATTTGTCCAGTTTCATAACTATATGTACCTGTTCCAATGATCCACTTTAAATACTACCTCGCCTCTTTCATCTTCCATCTTCCAAGATTGTTATTCTCCCTCGCGTGTGTATAAGCCGTGTATGATTAAGTTGGGAGTACTTGGGATCGGCTAAATTAAGGGTCGGGGGTTATACTGAATTGGGGGTTATAAAATAATCGGGCAGGCCAGATGAATCTGGGTCAAATGAATCTACGTGGCAACTGACTTATGAAAAGTTAACGGTCTTCCGTTAAAAATTAACATCATTTAATGGATGTGCAAATTTTAGTGagtttaattatttgattgcaAGTAAAATCTAGTCTAGTAAGTTAAATGCAAGGTTTTTGAGTTTAATTATCCACTTGCAAGTTGAAGTCCGGTTTAGTTATGATCAAGCCATTTTACCCGTTGTTACTACTAAAAGCAACTCCATACtgcataattttgaaaaatatgagGCAAAACAGAGACGATtcctaaaaattcataattctccttccattcctcatttttaagtAATGGCTAACCATTCCTCATTTtgtttttaacaataaaaatattaacttcACTCTTTTCAAACTTTTTCCCATCATTTTCACATTATTTCTTtcctattatattttaaatttaatattataatagtagAGAACACGAATAGGGATAACTATTATACGTGTCATTCAATCTCTGTGTCATAACTTAATaagaatcaaatattttattactccctctgtcccttttATTTCTTAACATTTTTTTCACTGTTCAACACGCACTTTAATGCACATATAGAACtagttctataacttttttctaaatatttcttcttctgaataaaaatttgaatcagaaacgaatttatttttttaagttatagaactatactttgtaggagcattaaagtgtgtgtcacgcccccgtcccccaatgttaaGAATTGAGGGGGATGagggggacggaaggagtacatATTTAGAGAAACTACTAGATTACTATACTACTAGAATGCTATTGTTGAAATTAAAGTCTAGGAGTTGATAACAAAAGCACATAATAGTATCTAGCGTGTTCTACTACCGACAAAGCATTCATTTTTTCCTCGAGCCCAGAGGGATACTAAGCTAATTTAATCACTCAGCAGCTTACTGTTACCAGGGGAAAAAAATGCCATAACCACATagctttttttttcctttataaaAATACTAAACTTCAGTCCAACTCATTT
This genomic window contains:
- the LOC108225613 gene encoding cytochrome b561 and DOMON domain-containing protein At2g04850 translates to MLPFLLFLLSFQHLEIVSGHCTTSTAAKTFEKCTTLPSQDASIAWTFHPHNATLDLVFFGSFISPSGWVAWGINPDSPGMTGTRALIAFPDPNSGQVVLLPYILDPGVKLQKSPLLSRPLDIHLLSSSATLYGGRLATIHRGAAIQIHATLKLVPNKTKIHHVWNRGLYVQGYSPTIHPTTNSDLSSAATIDVMSGTAATTHSNLHTLKMVHGVLNAVSWGVLLPVGVVASRYLRHFQSLGPAWFYFHAGIQLSGIVLGTTGFAIGIRLGQMSSGTVYGLHRKLGISAFCLGSLQTLALLFRPKTTNKYRKYWKSYHHFVGYACVVLGVVNVFQGFEVMGEGSSIAKLSYCLSLSTLIGICIALEVNAWVIFCRKAEEDKLRREGLIVGSEKASTISHGYIH